AGAAAGAAGCAAGATCCTTGTTGACTAGTAGAGCTAAGAACTGGTTAGTCATGGAATATGGAAAGGTTCTTTGGAATAAAGTCTCTGTGGGACCATATCAGCGGAAGGAAAATGACGGCTCAGACGATGAAGCTGCACCAAGGGTCATGGCTTGCTGTTGGGGCCCTGGGAAGCCAGCAACTACTTTTGTGATGTTAGATTCATCTGGGGAGGTGCTAGATGTACTTTACACGGGGTCCCTTACTCTACGCTCCCACAATGTTAATGATCAGCAACGAAAGAAAAATGATCAAGAACGTGTTTTGAAGTTCATGACTGATCATCAACCACAAGTTGCTGTCCTAGGAGCTGTTAACTTGTCTTGTGTTCGCCTAAAAGATGATATTTATGAGGTTAGTGTTACTACAGTAATGATCTTTTTTTAGCCGATATAGTGATATTTCCTAGTGTAATAGTCTGATGAAGTCAGGTGAGGGGTTTTCTTATGAtggattttcttttagtgTGTATAGAGTATATacatttcatattttcattATTACACTTCATGCTTATTTTGTTTGATCCTTGCCATTATCagataatttttaaaatggtggaggagaaTCCTAGAGACGTTGGCCATGATATGGATGGCCTAAGCATTGTATATGGGGATGAATCTTTGTCTCGCCTGTATGAAAATTCTCGGAATTCATCTGATCAGTTACCTGCACAATCAGGTATTATGTTTCCAACCTTCTAAATCTCATGTGTTCATGCAGATTTCTTGGtgttgattttattttcttgtgttATCAGGCATTGTCAAGAGGGCTGTGGCTCTTGGGCGTTATCTTCAAAATCCGTTGGCAATGGTTGCCACACTTTGTGGACCAGGAAGAGAAATCTTATCTTGGAAACTCAATCCTTTTGAGAACTTTCTCACCCCAGATGAGAAGTATGCGATGGTTGAACAGGTCATGGTAGATGTCACAAACCAGGTAGGCCTTGACGTAAATCTGGCTATAAGCCATGAATGGTTATTTGCACCACTGCAATTTATTTCTGGGCTTGGACCTAGAAAGGCAGCATCTTTGCAGAGATCGTTGGTAAGATCTGGCGCAATATTTACTCGAAAGGATTTTGTGACAGCACACGGGCTTGGTAAAAAGGTGTTTGTCAATGCAGTTGGTTTCTTGCGTGTTCGGCGGAGTGGGTTGGCTGCTAGCAGCAGCCAATTTATTGATTTGTTGGATGATACGAGGATTCATCCAGAATCCTATGCTCTTGCACAAGAATTGGCCAAAGATGTTTATGATGTGGATGGTGGCAATGATGAGGAGGATGCTTTGGAGATGGCTATAGAGCATGTCAGGGATCGACCTAATTATCTAAAAAACCTTGACGTTGAAGAGTATGCTAAAACCAAAAAGCGTGAAAATAAGATAGAAACATTTTGTGATATAAGGAGAGAATTAATACAGGGTTTTCAGGATTGGCGTAAACAATATGAAGAACCAAGTCAGGATGAAGAGTTCTATATGATTTCAGGTGAAACTGAGGATACCCTTGCCGAAGGAAGAATTGTGCAGGCCACAGTTCGCAGGGTGCAAGCTCAAAGGGCAGTTTGTGCTCTTGAATCTGGGTTGACTGGTATGCTTATGAAAGAAGACTATTCAGATGATTCCAGGGATATTTCTGAGTTATCTGACAGACTGAATGAGGGTGACATCCTCACTTGCAAGATCAAATCGATTCAAAAGAATAGGTATCAAGTGTTCCTAGTTTGCAGAGAGAGTGAGCTGAGAAATAACCGACATCAGAACACACAGAATGTTGATGCCTATTACCATGAAGACCGAAGAAGTCTACAGAGTGAGCAAGAGAAAGCTAATAAGGAGAAGGAGCTCGCAAAGAAGCATTTCAAGCCAAGGATGATTGTTCATCCTCGTTTCCAGAATATAACTGCAGATGAAGCAATGAAGGTATGTGCTtaataattcttttattgataTCTGATGTTTCAGTTTATCtgtttgattgatttataTTATGGAATTTGTTGTTGGTCATTAGACTTCTTTACCTAAAATGAAGTTGCATCATTTTTTATCATATGCCTCTGGGTTATGCTATGCCTCAACATGTAAGTCTCGTGGAGTTAAAGGAGGTTTGACCAAATTTTACAGTGCTGACTTCAATACTAGTTCTTGAGTATGTGAAGGAAGTGGTCTCTCATTTGGATTCTGAAACAACAACTTTTCCTTTGATTttctctccatattttctacCATTCATGCTCCTAGGActtgaattattttattgctTTGATTTGTAACCTCTGTAGTCTAAGGTTTAGTTTTATTACGTACTCTTTATATTATCTTGATCTTTGTAGTGGATCATTCAGTGCTTGAATTATTCATATTCCTGAACCATTTGTCTTATGAAATAGTGTAATCTGTTATGTAACAGTTCTTGTCTGATAAGGATCCTGGGGAAAGTATTATTCGTCCTAGTTCTCGTGGGCCTTCATATTTAACCTTAACTCTCAAGGTTTACGATGGAGTTTATGCTCACAAAGACATAGTTGAAGGTGGAAAGGACCATAAGGACATCACAAGCTTACTCCGCATTGGTAAGACCCTGAAAATTGGGGAGGACACATTTGAGGATTTGGATGAGGTTAGTATTTTAAAAACGATGTGTTCTAAGAGTACTGTATTCAGTTGTCTTACTTTTGTCATGGTTTATAACTACTGAACGTCAATTGTTCTtaattctgagtttcttttagcTTTTAGCCAATGTAATTGACCTATATACAATTTCATAAGGCTTGAATCATGGTTGGTTAGAGTTTGGACAAGAAAGCACAGATTTAGTGTTATGGATTGCTGTAAATGTTGTTGAACTTGCTCAACAGAAAGCTTTAGATATTTTTGAAGTACGGGTTCGTAGAAATATTTGAACTTGTATGCTTATCTTGTTCTGAAGCAAAACAGTTATCATATGCTTGTTGTAGTTAGATGTTAAAAGGTGGCTGCTCATGCAATTTTGAGGGATAGAAATTTGATGGAACACCATTGAATTGAGTACTGATGTGCCTGTTGACTAATTAAAAAATGCAGGTAATGGATCGTTATGTTGATCCTTTAGTAGCTCACTTGAAGTCAATGCTAAATTATCGCAAGTTCAAGAGGGGCGCAAAAGCAGAGGTTGATGAACTTTTGAAGATTGAGAAGTTGGAGTATCCTATGAGGATAGTTTATTGTTTTGGGATATCGCATGAACATCCAGGCACTTTCATTCTGACCTATATACGGAGTACAAATCCACACCATGAGTATGTTGGTTTATATCCTAAGGGAttcaaattcagaaaaagGATGTTTGAGGACATTGATCGGCTTGTAGCATATTTTCAGCGCCATATTGATGACCCTCAGCATGAGTCAGGACCATCAATTAGATCAGTTGCTGCTATGGTGCCAATGCGGAGCCCTGCAACTGGTGGTTCAACTAATGAGGGTGGTTGGAGAGGCCAGTCTTTTGACAGGGATCGGTCATCTACGCCGAGTTCACGAACAGGTGAAGTCTACCAAAAGAATGCAACAAGGATTTGCAACTTCTATGTTTGATGAGCATCAACATTTGCATGGGTGTAACTGTTTTGTTGCAATTCAATCAGCAGAATGGAAGTACCGAATAAATCACTAAAAGCTATTAGTTAAAATTAGGTATTTATGCTGtaacagatttaaaaaaaaggtcacGTTTCTGCATATAACTTGAACAATTTGACTAGAACACCCTACACTTGGAATATGGACTGCCCTTTACAAGATGTTTCTTTCTGCACAATATGGCCAACTGAATGGAAAACTCTAATTAAGGTTCATTGCTCTATGGCTTTTGTGCACATTTAATTAGCCAagtggtttttgtttttttgttttttggctcTCATCCTCAGTTTGCTGGTTGGTTAGTTTTCATTTGGTCCCTGCTGTactttcttcaacaaaattttcagtCGCCTTTGTTGGTTTAATTTTGTTGCCCGTCTGTCATGTATTATAGAGATACGCGCTGATTATCTGTTTTATCCTGTCCGTAATGACACCAGACTCATATTGCttctgttgttttttttttttttcttcgtgtCTGATCCTTGCATCCTTTATCAAGACTTAATGGACTTACTTTTTTGTGTTTAACTTTACAGGCCGAAATGATTACAGAAATGGTGGCAGTAGAGATGGACATCCAAGTGGCCTACCTAGACCATATGGTGGCCGTGGCCGTGGTCGAGGAACATATAACAACAGAGGAAATAGCACCGGCAATGAGAGGCAGGATTCTGGTTATGATGCTCCAACATGGGGTGCAGATTCCAAAGACAGGGATGATGGCTTGGGCAACTTTCCTGGTGCAAAGGTCCAAAACTCACCTGGAAGGGAAGCTTTCCCTGGTGGTTGGGGTGCTGGTGGAAGTGGCAGTGGAGGCAGCAATTGGGGTGGCGGCAGTGGCTGGGGTCAAGGAAGTGGTGGAGCAGGAGGGTGGGGTGGAGCTGGTGCAAATGATGCTGCTGCTGATAATGGGACTTCAGGATGGGGTTCAGACCCGAAAATAAAAGGTTCGGATAATGGGTCTTCAGGATGGGGTTCTGAACCCAAAAGAggcggtggcggtggttgGTGAAGAGACTAGTACATTTTGTCCCACCCTCAACAGTTTTCCCGCGACCAATCTGTGAGGGATGGTTTGGAAGCTGCTCTTGTATATGGTTCTTGAATCCCCTTTACCCTTTCTGACTCTGTTTGACCATAAAAGACACTAGCCCAGTTATGCGAACTCGTAGGAATTTTTGCTGTGGCAAAGAAATGTAATGGAATATATCTCACGTCTGCCTTGTACGAATCTCTATATTATTAAATGCACTGTACAAAatttctcattctctctctctctctctctctctctcatgacAAAAACATTTCTGAAGTATCCATTCCACAAAGCAAGCACTATAGAGATTACCATGAATGAAAATTGTACCTGGATTCAGGTGCACGGATAATTGTCATAACTTGTGTTGCGTTGATGTGAAGTACAAGTTTTTGGAAATTGTGGAAGCAAAATTCCACTAATTCCAACTGTTGCGCTCCTAATGAATGAAAAACACTCTGCCCTGGTCTTTTGCTTGTACTAGATAAATATCGAAGTCCTTATTGCTAAAAGAACAAATCAAGTCAATTTCTCACTTGGAGGGTAGTGTTTAGGCATTAAAACGAACAAATTTGGGTCAATGAGGGGATCTCATGTTGAGTTCTTGCAACAATCCCAAATCTCGTCTAAACCTGTGTGACTTTTGGAGTGTTAAGGAGCCTACTTCAGCTTGGCGTCCTTGCAAGTAGGCGTGAAAATTTCTGATACCGACCTGTTACACAACTCAAAATCCGCACAGGAAAAACACGACCAGAACCCGCAAGATTAATAATTGGGTAATTTTCAGGTCAACTCGTTAtgacccatttaataaacgggtgAGTTTCGGGTTAACCCGCCAACCCTTTTAAATACCCATTAACctgtttaaattttattagactataataaatattacaatTATACACttccaaattttctttcttttccttctctcctctttttttttttttttttccctttcttttccttctctcttctcgcCGCCAACACAGACATGGGGGAAAGGGGCTGCACTAGTGTGGATGCCATACTTTGCTTCCTCAAGAGGACCAGTTATTGTAAACCACTCATTACTCCTTGACAAGGATGTTGCCATTGGAATTGCAAGGAGTTTGGTGACTCCTAGAGATGTGTGCGTGCTGGGGATGTCGAATGATAATCTGGTGGTGAGTGATGCCATGACACTCTGCCGCAAGTGTGGGGCATCGCCTCATTGTCAAATCCCATGAGGTGCAGTTGCTAAGAGCTCAATTGGTGGCTGtgagggttttttttgttctggCAGCTAAAGATGGGCCTGGGTTGCTGTAAAAGAGCAAATGGGTGGATTTGCCCCCTGTGTCTGAGTTCAAAAATTAGACCTTAAGAGTGCTTCGAAAGGTTCGtggagccttaggaaacacatTGGCttccttcaccaacaaaaccaacagttgcttacagataaatattTAGGCTTGgcttgagaagcttgtggcatgggagttaagcattcatgagtttggcaagagaaaaagaaggcttgggtttcctatgagaaacagagGCTCTGGGAGGATTTGTTGGggaaagagagggaaagaTGAAGATGGAAGAATGGAtggttttagaaatttttggtagcttgacgaaagcttcGTCAAGCTCTTGAGTGTTTTTCCAGAAGAGAAAAGGGGAAGCAATGAAAGAACATGGCTCgaaattgaagggttccaGGGACGAGAGGTGATGCTTACTCTTTCTCCATGTGGgttgagggagagagaggaagaagatggaagaacgAGTGGTTTTAGCAAATTTTCGATAGCTTGACGAAAGCTTTGTCAGGCTCTTGAGTGTTTtgctagaaaagaaaagtggaaGCAATGGAAGAACATGACTTGAAATTGAAGGGTTCTAGTGATGAGAGGTGTtgcttgctctctctggatgtggttttgggagagagaggaagaagatggaagaatGAGTAGTTTTAGCAAATTTCCGGTAGCTTGACGAAAGCTTATAGGCACTGGGAGATGATGGGTAGGAGATGCCCCCCTTTTATATGCATTGGGAGCTCCTTTTTCCTAAGAAACCCTTGTTGGTTCTTCCTAAATTTGCCAAGTCTATCcctcaatttctcttctcttcctttgatTCATCCCCATTTTGTGAAATCCTCCTCAGTCAAAATACACAGAGACAAGATTTTTGGAGGCTCTAGAGCCTTCCCGCAGCTGTCCCTATAACCATATCCTATTTTGGGCTaccatttcttcttcattttatgGCAATAGCTGGTGGGAGAAAGGAGTGGGTAATGGTGTTGGTCTGATGGGTGTTTTGCTTAAGtatcctttggttttttggatGGATTGTGTTGGGTTTATCTTTGGCCATGTGCTGGAGACTCCGAGCAGCTTGCACACGCAAATACCTTTTGGTTCTTTAGGTGGTCTATTGTGGTTTTGTCTCCAGCCCTGTGCTGGAGACTTTCAGATATTTTCCAAGTCACTTGGGCCATTCCCTAAGGTGATGGGCTAGTTTACTAAGGGGATAGGCCAACTTTCTAAAGTGATGGACTATTTTTACTAAGGTGATGGGCCAATTTTCTAAGATAATGGGCtaccattttctctttttcatgcttacccacatatttaggctcaagaaatgggctctagttttggggctcccaagcagcccaaaacttccacttcTTGGCTCATCAATGGACCTCATGCATGCTCATAACCATCCATACCCCAATCCACTCAACAAGCCCCCAGCATTTgtgtggcttgggcccacttaagcttgtagtgTGGCTAGGTGTAAAATAAAGGGTTTTCCGCTTGACATGGCATGTCGATTGGCGTACTCGTGCTCGAATTTCATCGTATTGTAAAGGGCTATGGTGAGTCAAAACGGCACGTGACTGGATAATTAGCATGGGATCATAGATCCAGCGCTTGATACAACTCTTAGCATGACATGTTACATatttgcttggcatggcaCGTGGATCACGACTTATATGAACGTGTATGATGAACTTTCATGTGCCCAAATTAGGTTTCTTCTCAGTAAGGTATCGCATTGGGCCGagaatatatttgggcctatcattggattttttgggcctcaacagtGGTAGAGCGGAGTTTGGTTGAAGATTATCAGAGTGTTATAAGGAGTTTAAAGAGGGAGAGGGAAAAGACGGTGGAGGCGAATCAACACTATCTTGAAATATTACAGGAAGAGAATTAAAAACTATCAAAGGTGGTAGATTTTTACTCTTAAGATATGCAAAAGCAGCTGGAGACCCTGGATCGACCGGGTAAACGCAAGCAACGAGATCACGACACAAGTTATGCTCAAGCCAAGGGTAGGATCTTTGGGAGCTTAAGTGATGAGACACAAGAAGCTGTGCGTGAAAACCTAAGAGGAGGTCCAGAGGGCCAAACTAAAGGCTCATATTGTAGAATCAAGAAGCGCGCCATGATGTTgttgctatttttttttaaaaattaatgtagtccctgttttctctttttatttttatttttataaatgtgaaataaatagttttctaattttttctctttttattttttatttttatattttaattttaatgacataaattaatgtgctaatcatccaacAATAAATACCTGCAAGTGTACGAATCTATTGCAAACTAGGAATTAGTAAATAGGTTATTAACCAGGTAACCTGCTTAATAACTTATTTAAGACGATCCGAACCCAACAtgacacgtttattaaatgggtcgGGTTTGATTTGAGCATTCTTGACATGTTTATTATCCCGATACGGTAAGGCCCATTGCCACACCTACTTGCAAGGCATGAGATATGGATCAACATTTGGCTCGCGGTGGGTAGCTCAAGTCGCAATGGGCCAAAGTCTGGTCGGGTTCGTTGTTTAGGTCTACTCTAAAATTGAGTAGGACTTGGACTAACGATTTGAAACATTAAGCCGGCCCGCAACCCAACTCGTTTGAGCCTGTCTAGGCCCGGCCCGGCCCGGCCACCCATAAATATAATActcaattaaataatatactTATTCACTCAATTTTCTAACTTGTCAAGCTTTATTCTCAATC
Above is a genomic segment from Prunus dulcis chromosome 7, ALMONDv2, whole genome shotgun sequence containing:
- the LOC117633829 gene encoding transcription elongation factor SPT6 homolog isoform X1 — encoded protein: MGKAVVSDEEDEVELDEDEREPHHGDAVDDRDGDDEDDEEEGPDEYEKDDFIVDDVDEEDEQEEEEDRADSDEERQRKKKRKKKEEYVLDEDDYELLEDNNVIAPRRKAGKFKRLKKAQRYGEGEPGGLSDEEEFVGSGKSGRTAEEKLKRTLFGDDEGPPLEDIAEEEEPAEAEDDGEVGEEDEMADFIVDEEFDETGAPVRQRKLKKKKSRQAPGVSSSALQEAHEIFGDVDELLQLRKQGLDSSEWRERRLEDEFEPIVLSEKYMTEKDDQIRELDVPERMQIYEESTGSPPLDRISMDDESTWIYNQLASGTVPLFSKTGLGNSISRDDIIRFLDLHHVQKLDIPFIAMYRKEECLSLLKDPEHLELEDESQDKNDRPSVLKWHKVLWTIKELDRKWLLLQKRKNALQSYYNKRFEEESRRIYDETRLNLNQQLFESIMKSLKAAESEREVDDVDTKFNLHFPPGEAGVDEGQYKRPKRKSLYSICSKAGLWEVASKFGYSSEQFGLQLSLEKMRMDELEDAKETPEEMASDFTCAMFENPQAVLKGARHMAAVEISCEPCVRKYVRSNYLDIVELSTSPTPDGNVAIDAFHQFAGVKWLQRKPLNRFEDAQWLLIQKAEEEKLLQVTIKLPEDRLNKLISDFNEYYLSDGVSKSAQLWNEQRKLILQDALFNFLLPSMEKEARSLLTSRAKNWLVMEYGKVLWNKVSVGPYQRKENDGSDDEAAPRVMACCWGPGKPATTFVMLDSSGEVLDVLYTGSLTLRSHNVNDQQRKKNDQERVLKFMTDHQPQVAVLGAVNLSCVRLKDDIYEIIFKMVEENPRDVGHDMDGLSIVYGDESLSRLYENSRNSSDQLPAQSGIVKRAVALGRYLQNPLAMVATLCGPGREILSWKLNPFENFLTPDEKYAMVEQVMVDVTNQVGLDVNLAISHEWLFAPLQFISGLGPRKAASLQRSLVRSGAIFTRKDFVTAHGLGKKVFVNAVGFLRVRRSGLAASSSQFIDLLDDTRIHPESYALAQELAKDVYDVDGGNDEEDALEMAIEHVRDRPNYLKNLDVEEYAKTKKRENKIETFCDIRRELIQGFQDWRKQYEEPSQDEEFYMISGETEDTLAEGRIVQATVRRVQAQRAVCALESGLTGMLMKEDYSDDSRDISELSDRLNEGDILTCKIKSIQKNRYQVFLVCRESELRNNRHQNTQNVDAYYHEDRRSLQSEQEKANKEKELAKKHFKPRMIVHPRFQNITADEAMKFLSDKDPGESIIRPSSRGPSYLTLTLKVYDGVYAHKDIVEGGKDHKDITSLLRIGKTLKIGEDTFEDLDEVMDRYVDPLVAHLKSMLNYRKFKRGAKAEVDELLKIEKLEYPMRIVYCFGISHEHPGTFILTYIRSTNPHHEYVGLYPKGFKFRKRMFEDIDRLVAYFQRHIDDPQHESGPSIRSVAAMVPMRSPATGGSTNEGGWRGQSFDRDRSSTPSSRTGRNDYRNGGSRDGHPSGLPRPYGGRGRGRGTYNNRGNSTGNERQDSGYDAPTWGADSKDRDDGLGNFPGAKVQNSPGREAFPGGWGAGGSGSGGSNWGGGSGWGQGSGGAGGWGGAGANDAAADNGTSGWGSDPKIKGSDNGSSGWGSEPKRGGGGGW
- the LOC117633829 gene encoding transcription elongation factor SPT6 homolog isoform X2 translates to MGKAVVSDEEDEVELDEDEREPHHGDAVDDRDGDDEDDEEEGPDEYEKDDFIVDDVDEEDEQEEEEDRADSDEERQRKKKRKKKEEYVLDEDDYELLEDNNVIAPRRKAGKFKRLKKAQRYGEGEPGGLSDEEEFVGSGKSGRTAEEKLKRTLFGDDEGPPLEDIAEEEEPAEAEDDGEVGEEDEMADFIVDEEFDETGAPVRQRKLKKKKSRQAPGVSSSALQEAHEIFGDVDELLQLRKQGLDSSEWRERRLEDEFEPIVLSEKYMTEKDDQIRELDVPERMQIYEESTGSPPLDRISMDDESTWIYNQLASGTVPLFSKTGLGNSISRDDIIRFLDLHHVQKLDIPFIAMYRKEECLSLLKDPEHLELEDESQDKNDRPSVLKWHKVLWTIKELDRKWLLLQKRKNALQSYYNKRFEEESRRIYDETRLNLNQQLFESIMKSLKAAESEREVDDVDTKFNLHFPPGEAGVDEGQYKRPKRKSLYSICSKAGLWEVASKFGYSSEQFGLQLSLEKMRMDELEDAKETPEEMASDFTCAMFENPQAVLKGARHMAAVEISCEPCVRKYVRSNYLDIVELSTSPTPDGNVAIDAFHQFAGVKWLQRKPLNRFEDAQWLLIQKAEEEKLLQVTIKLPEDRLNKLISDFNEYYLSDGVSKSAQLWNEQRKLILQDALFNFLLPSMEKEARSLLTSRAKNWLVMEYGKVLWNKVSVGPYQRKENDGSDDEAAPRVMACCWGPGKPATTFVMLDSSGEVLDVLYTGSLTLRSHNVNDQQRKKNDQERVLKFMTDHQPQVAVLGAVNLSCVRLKDDIYEIIFKMVEENPRDVGHDMDGLSIVYGDESLSRLYENSRNSSDQLPAQSGIVKRAVALGRYLQNPLAMVATLCGPGREILSWKLNPFENFLTPDEKYAMVEQVMVDVTNQVGLDVNLAISHEWLFAPLQFISGLGPRKAASLQRSLVRSGAIFTRKDFVTAHGLGKKVFVNAVGFLRVRRSGLAASSSQFIDLLDDTRIHPESYALAQELAKDVYDVDGGNDEEDALEMAIEHVRDRPNYLKNLDVEEYAKTKKRENKIETFCDIRRELIQGFQDWRKQYEEPSQDEEFYMISGETEDTLAEGRIVQATVRRVQAQRAVCALESGLTGMLMKEDYSDDSRDISELSDRLNEGDILTCKIKSIQKNRYQVFLVCRESELRNNRHQNTQNVDAYYHEDRRSLQSEQEKANKEKELAKKHFKPRMIVHPRFQNITADEAMKFLSDKDPGESIIRPSSRGPSYLTLTLKVYDGVYAHKDIVEGGKDHKDITSLLRIGKTLKIGEDTFEDLDEAEMITEMVAVEMDIQVAYLDHMVAVAVVEEHITTEEIAPAMRGRILVMMLQHGVQIPKTGMMAWATFLVQRSKTHLEGKLSLVVGVLVEVAVEAAIGVAAVAGVKEVVEQEGGVELVQMMLLLIMGLQDGVQTRK